ATCCCTTTTGAAAAGGAAGAAATACGTGTATGTAGAACATCTTCCATGCCAAATTGTTGCATCAGACTTTCTGCCTTGTTTGCTGCTTCGTTTTGCTCCATGCCGTAAAGCTCTCCAATAAATGTTAAATATTCATTTGCTGTCAGATTATCATAAATCTCTGCATTTTCTGGAACATAACCAATTTTACGCTTATAGGAATAATCACTTGTTGCAATATCTTCGCCAAAGATTTCTACCATACCACTATATTCTTCCACTAATCCGAGCATAATTTTAAGGGTGGTACTTTTTCCGGCACCATTAGGCCCAATATATCCAATGATTTGTCCTGGATATACATCGAGATTAATTTCATTTAATACATTTTTGCTTCCATAACTCATGGATAAATTTTTTAACGACAAGACTTTTTCCGTAGACAAAACCCCTCACCTGCTCCCTAATAAAATTTTAATTCTCATTCATACAGCCCCAAAGAGCCAAGGATAAATGAAAAAGGGCTTTTCTTTTATGGTGCTTGTGAAGAACAAACCAAATCAATTGCCAACGCGCACTTCATAGGGTCATTATACGATAGTTAAATTTATTTATCATCTAATAATAATTTTATAATGTGGGAAAAAATCTAAAATATGAAGCCCATTTGCGGGTAGCGTCGGGGGGGATCATAGAAGTGTACGATTATTTGTATAGGTATGTTCGTCAGCTGATGGGAATAAGTTTAAGCTGGAAAACCCCTATTTAACGACGATGGACAATCCTCAACAGCGTTCTATACTGTATGTGTAAAATCGATTTGTGTTATATTTACACAAAATTATAAATAAAAGATTGACAATAATACACTTTCGGTGTAAAGTATTAAACAAATTTAATATCACATGATTTCTTATCCAGAGAGGTGGAGGGACTGGCCCAGTGAAACCTCGGCAACAGACTTTGTTAAAGTACTGTGCCAATTCCAGCAAGCATTATGCCTGAAAGATAAGAAGAGCGTTAACTTAAATAATCTACCTCTTCTTATTTGTCAATAGGAAGAGGTTTTTTAATATTTAAAATTGGCGGCTCTTCCATACGTTACATGGACAATTGCTTTACAAGTTCCCAAAAGGTGTTTTGGATGCTTGTACTTTAACAATAAAGAGAAGGGAAGATGAGAAAATGAGTAAATTGGATGAAGTACAATGGGAGTACGTAAGAAAAAGCTTAGATGCAATTGATTTCGGATCTGTAGTCATTACTGTACACGATGGAAGGGTTACGCAAATTGACACAACGGAGAAAAAGCGGTTTGCGAATATAAATAACAATCGTTCATTGCAAAATTCTAAATAAAGCACATGCCGATTAGACAACTAAAGGCATCTTTTACCTTTTCGATTATTTAATAAGGTGAAAGATGCCTTTTACTATGTTAGAAAAACTATTTTTATCCCGCATGAACTGCTAGTAAGACTTATCTGGTTATGAGCAGATATTTAATTGCAAAGGAGGAGGTGACACCAACATGAGCTTATTACAACAGTTACAAGATCAAATTTTAATTGCAGATGGTGCCATGGGAACGATGTTATATTCGTATGGTATCGATCAAAGTTTTGAACAATTAAACATAACCCATCCAGATCAAGTTCAACAGGTACATGAAGCATATATTCATGCTGGAGCAACTGTCATTCAAACAAACACATATGGAGCAAACTATATTAAATTGGCACGATACGGCTTAGAAGAACAAGTTAAAAAGATTAACCAAAAAGCCGTACAAATTGCAAAGCAAGCCCGGCAAAAAGGAGTATATGTTTTAGGAAGTATTGGCGGTATTCATGGCGTTCAAGCATTAAATGAAACAAAAGAAGAAATTAAACGAAGCTTTCGAGAACAATTATATTGTTTACTTTTAGAAGGAATAGATGGGCTTATTTTAGAAACCTATTATAATCTGGATGAGTTAACAATGGTGTTAGAAATTGCTCGGGAGGAAACGGAAATCCCTATTATCGCAAATGTGTCGATGCATGTTCCGGGAGTTTTGGAAAATGGTACACCGTTAGCTGAAGCGTTACAGCAACTGGAATCTTTGGGTGCCGATCTTGTTGGTGTTAATTGCCGTTTTGGCCCATCACAAATAATTACATCCTTACAATCAGTTCCTTTACCAAAAAAGGCCTTTTTAGCTGCATATCCAAATGCAAGCTTGCCTGCATATCGGGATGGTGTACTTTATTACAAAAATGAACCGGCTTATTTTAAACAGTGTGCCGGACAATTGCGAGAACAAGGGGTGCGCTTATTAGGAGGGTGTTGCGGAACAACTCCTGATCATATTAAAGCATTAGCTGAAGGATTAAAAGATACGGACCCGATTACAGAAAAAGTGGTAGAAATTCCGCAGCGAGAGAGAGTAATTTTAAAAAGGAAACGAAAAGAAAAATCGCTGGCAGAATTAGCAAAAGAACGACATACCATTATCGTTGAATTAGATGCTCCGAAACATTTAGATATGACAGAATATTATCAAGGAATACGAGCGTTAAAGAAAGCTGGAATCGACGCAGTGACACTTGCCGATAATTCGCTTGCTACACCGCGAATATGTAATGTAGCTGTTGCAACGATTATTAAAGAACAGGGGATCAGACCGTTAGTCCATCTATCTTGCAGAGATCGTAATTTAATTGGCTTACAGTCGCATTTAATGGGATTAGACATTTTAGGAATTCATGAAATTTTAGCTATAACAGGTGATCCAACTAAAATTGGCAGTTTTCCAGGAGCAACTTCTGTTTTTGATGTTAATTCATTTAAGTTAATTGAATTAATTAAAAGAGGAAATAAAGGTATGTCATTTTCCGGGGATTCCCTAAGAGAACATACCTCATTTACAGTGGGAGCGGCTTTTAATCCCAACGTGAATCATGTAGAAAAGTCGGTTGCTAGATTGGAGAGAAAGATAGCAAGCGGTGCTGACTATATCATGACACAGCCTGTTTATAGCAAAGAGAAAATAATTGCTTTGAAACAAGCAACTTCACATATAGAGACACCGATTTTTATTGGAATTATGCCATTAACCTCTACAAAGAATGCTGAATTTTTACATCATGAAGTACCGGGGATAAAGCTTACGGATGAAGTTCGCTCTCGTATGAAAGCAGCTAAGGGAAATCGAGAGCAATCAACAAAAGAAAGCATTGCTATTTCGAAAGAGTTACTTGATACAGCTTTTGAACATTTTCACGGGATATATCTTATTACTCCGTTTATGCGCTATGATATGATCGTCGAATTAGTTAACTATATTCATCAAAAAACAAATGCCATGCGAGCGCAAGCAAGCTTATCCTCATATTAATTTAGGGCGTAGGGTTTGAGGATAAGTATACATCAAAATCTAAAGGATAGTCGTTAGGACATAATTGATTAATCTATCCTGAACCCGAAAGAAAATGTCAATAGTATTTATTTCATGATTTTCTATTATATAAAAAATGGAGGAGTATATATGTCAAAAATAAAGAGTTCGAATCTTGGTTATCCGAGAATTGGAGAAAGTCGCGAGTGGAAAAGAGCATTAGAAAATTTTTGGAGTGGAGTTATTTCTGAGACGGAGTTAATTGAAAAAACAACAGAAATCCGGTTACGCAATTTGAAAAAACAGCAGGAAAAAGGAATTGATTTAATTCAGGTAAATGATTTTTCCTTATATGATCATGTTTTAGATACAGCCATTACTTTTGGAATCGTACCGAAACGTTTTAACTATACTGGTGGAAAAGTAGATGTGCACACATACTTTGCTATTGCACGTGGAACAGATGGGGCTGTCGCTTCAGAAATGACGAAATGGTTTAACACAAACTATCATTATATCGTTCCGGAATTAAATGACGTCACACCTTCACTAGTAGAAAATCGAGCTTTAACCTTTTACAAGGAAGCAAAAGATAAACTAGGTATTGACGGAAAACCTGTGATTTTAGGACCTGTAACATTTGTAAAACTGGCAAAGGGGTATGACCCGCAGGAGTTTTCAACGATTGTGGAGACATTTGTACCATTATATATACAGATTTTACAAGAACTTGTCGAAGCGGGGGCATCTTGGGTTCAGATAGATGAGCCAATCTTAGTAACGCAATTATCGAAAGAAGAAATTGCAGTAGTTGAAAAAGTGTATGAGGCTTTTGCTGAACACGTACCTCATGCGCAGATTATTTTACAAACATATTTTGAAAAAATAACTGCCTATGAAAAAATAGTGAATCTTCCAGTAAAAGCGATTGGCATGGATTTTGTTCACGGAGATTCTTTAGAACTATTAAAAACGTATGGATTTCCCAAGGATAAGGTGTTAGCAGCCGGGATTATTGATGGACGTAATGTTTGGCGAGCTAATTTAGCAGAAAAGCGCACCATTTTGGAAGTGGTTAAACAGCTTGTTCATCATAATCAGCTTATCATTCAACCATCTTGTTCGCTCTTGCATGTTCCGGTAACAAAAACATTAGAACAAAAGCTGGATAATGTCATTTATGACGGACTTTCATTTGCTGATGAGAAACTGGATGAAGCAGTTACATTAGCGAAAGGCCTGAATCATGGTACGGTTTCCGTTCAAGCTGATTTAGATCAAGCGAATGAGGCAATTAAACAATTAATAGAGACGTATCAATCCAATGATGAAATAAGGAAAAAAGTAGCTCATTTAACAACTGCCGATGCACAACGATCCATACCATTTGCAGAAAGAATAGAAAAGCAAAAGCAACGTTTGCAATTGCCGTTACTACCGACAACGACAATTGGCAGCTTACCGCAAACGCCTGAAGTAAGAAGAACGCGTACCAAATGGAGAAAAGGCGAGATTACGGATCAAGCGTATGAACAGTTTGTGAAGGAGCAAATGAAACGCTGGATCAAAATTCAGGAAGAACTCGATATCGACGTTCTCGTTCACGGTGAATTTGAGCGTAATGACATGGTTGAATACTTTGGGGAAAAATTGAATGGCTTTACTGTGACAGAGTTTGGCTGGGTGCAGTCGTATGGCTCACGATGTGTTAAACCGCCTTTGATTTTTGGAGATGTGTCTTGGGATAAACCGATAACGGTGAAGGAGAGTGTTTATGCACAGTCGTTAACAGAACGTCCGGTCAAGGGAATGCTAACAGGGCCGGTAACCATTTTAAATTGGTCTTTTGTTCATAATACAACACCACGCTATGAAATTATGAAACAAATTGCTTTAGCATTACAAAAGGAAATAGAGTCTTTAGAGGAAGAGGGTATAACCATTATTCAGGTAGATGAACCAGCTTTACGTGAAGGGTTGCCACTTGATCGAAAAAAGTGGAATGAATATTTAACACAATCGTCACAGGCTTTTCGCCTTGCAACGGCAACCGCTAGAGCCGATACACAAATTCATACACATATGTGCTATTCTAATTTTGAAGATATTTTTGATTGTATCGACGATCTCGATGCAGATGTAATTTCAATTGAAACGTCACGGAGTCATGGTGAAATGGTCTCTACCTTTGAAGAAAATACGTACCAAAAAGAAATTGGTTTAGGTGTTTATGATATTCATAGTCCACGTATTCCATCTGTTGATGAAATCAAACAAAATATTAAGCGTGCATTACAAACGATCGCACCTAACCAATTTTGGATTAACCCAGATTGTGGTTTAAAAACACGAAAAGAAGACGAAACCATAGCCGCTTTAAAAGTTATGGTGCAAGCTGCAAAAGAAGTGCGAAATAAACAGTTGGCCTCTCAAAAGTAATCTTGTTGCTAGAATAGAATTTTCGTGTTGGGTTGTTTCAATGTCGGAAAATTTTCTATGCAGAATAAGTTTAGCTGGTTAATTATCTACACTCAGTTTGTTTTCATTAACGCATTGGTTAGTAAGCCCTCCGCTCTAAGACAAACTTTAAGTAGAGCGGGAGGTAAAATGCGAAAGTAATAATTAACAACCTGCAATCGAAAAGTAAGTCTATTATGTAAGGCTCGTTTTAAATAGAAGCGAGCCATTTATTTCGATACATTTCTAAACGCTTACAAGCAAACTCGTATTCAACATTAAATAAATTCATCACATACTTTGGCGTTATTTTCGTTTTGATCCGTTGTAACATAAAAGTAGGTATACATAGGTGGTAGCTGAAATAATTAGCTTGCCATTCTTGTAATTCAATAAACGTAGGTGGTAAAAACTCCTGTCTTCCTGTATGCCACAGGAAATGAGCAATTTCATGACCAAACTCCTGCCACTGCTTTTGTTCACTACGATTGCTATTTAGAAAAATAAGACATCTCTCATTTACGTATACACATTCGCTACTATATTCCCAATAATAAACAGGAATGTCTAGAGAAGAGGCAATATTTTTGATTGTTAAATCATATGGTTTATGAATGTTTCGTTGTAAGAGAAACCGCTGAATATAATCTTCTGTACGGGAAAAAAACATCAAATACCCCCAAAACGAACGTACGTTCTATTATCGTTAAAAATAAATAGTGTATAAACTATACACTAATAAATACTTATTGGTCTTCTTCTTTAAAAGCTTCCCAAATCCGTTTTAATCGTTTAAGATCTTCTTCTTTATTGTTTGGCAATTCTTTGTACCATCTTTCTAATGAAGGATTATTACGAAAAGATGCAAACGCTTCTTCTTCAGTTAAATTAGGATTATCAGACCGTCCAAGTAAATAATCAGATGTAACATAGAAGACATTAGCAAGCTTATTTAACTCGTGGTCCTTCATAGGCCTTTCCCCTGATTCAATCCGATTCATTACACTAGGATTTACCTCTAAACGTTTAGCAAGCTCACGCTGACTCCAACCATTAGCTTCTCTTAATTGAACAATTCTTGTTCCTACATTCAAAGCAAACACCGCTTTCTATTTTAGCAATTAAATCATATCATTTTTCAAATTAATATACAAATAAATGTTTCATAAACAGCAAGAACACAATTTGACATTTCTATTTCAGCAATGTATGATAGGAACAAATGTTCTATAGTTAAATTTTGGAATGAATGGAGGGAAGCGATGAGACATTTAAAAGCTACACTTAGTAATGAAACATGTATTAAGTGGATCGTTAGTGAACATCGGAGAGACAAAAGAGCGGGCGTGTTGACTCCTATTAAAAGAAGTAAGTATACAGAGGAATTGTTTAGCAAGGGGGCCGGTTTTCATGAACAAGGAACAAATAGAGAGAGCAATCAAAGATTATAACTGGATGATTAGGGAAATAAAGCGGCAGCGGCAGATGCTCGAGAAAGATATAGGTACTAAAGTGGTGTCCGCTTCAGGAGTTGAGGCTACGTTGCCAAAGTCAAAAGGAGTAATAAGCGACCCAGTGGTAAAAGAGGTTATCCGACGGGATAGAAAAAGTAACTGGTTATCTAAGCTGGAGAAAAAGGTACTATTTATCCAAGAGCGATTACCGGCTATAGATGAACCAAGAGAAGTAGTTGTTTTAGAATGCATGCTAGATGGTATGACAATTAGTGCGATTAGCAAGCATATGGGCTTATCCAGAAAAAATATCTATACGATTAAAGAGACGATCGTACAGAAAATGTTACAGTTTACACAGTCTTCACAGTAGATGACAAAGCTAATTATGGTTTTACCGGAGGCTGAAAAAGTATGAAAATAGAAATAATAAATATTAAACTACAAGATTGTATAAACATATTGGATAAGTTGCCGTTAATGGGTTTAAAGTCCATACATCGTACACGCTTACGTGACAGATTGATTACCGAAATTGAGCGCGTCTCAAAAGAAGAAAGACAGCTTAAAGAGGAACACAGTAACAAGGACGAAGAAGGTAATCCAATTATTAACGATGCTAGCTACGACATTAAAGACATTGAAGAATTTCAACAAGTAATGAAAGGATTTTACAAAGAAAAGGTAATCATTGATGGGGGGGATAGTCAAGTTTATTTAAAATCCGTTAAACAATCGCTGGAGGATGTGGAAGTGGAATGGTCGGGTAAAGAAGCTAACGATTACGCTTATCTGTATGATGCATTTATACGAAGGAGGATTCTGAATGATTGAATCCTAAGTAAATGGTATACGGTTAAATAAGTCTAAGATACGTATTAATTTTAGCATAATTAACAAGTGGGGGTCAGATTATCATACAGCTATGTGACTAGTGAGTAAATCAGTAGTTTTTCTAAAGTTTGCAGTATAGATACAAGAACTGGGTTTACAGAACAAAAGTTTAAGAAACACTAACCGTAAACCATGTTAAATAACTTAATTTTTATGGGGAGTGAAGAATTTCCACGCGTATTGAACTTAGTAAAACAAAAATTTAAGTAAAGAATTGTCTTAAAATGAATCCGATTGGTGATAAGTTTATATACAGAAGATTTGATATTTTTGTTACGAAAAGGATATTGGAAAGTATAATTTAACCAAGTAAAAAAACTAGAGAAAGAATTTTAGCACTTAAAGCGTATAAAGAGGGTCAATTATAAAAGGCATCTCAAACGAGGTGTCTTTTTAACACCCAAAAACAGGAGGTATTAAATGCTAAATAAGAATTTAATGGTTGCAAATGTGTTAGATTATGGAGCTATGGGGAACGGGGTAACTGACGATACTAATGCTTTTAATGAAGCGGTAAATTATTTACGAAGTAATGGTGGAGGAGTGCTATTTATACCCCTAAACAACAATTCACATTACCTATTAAATGATAGTGTTAGACTTTATGACAATATTGTAGTTGATTCAGACGGAGCAACAATAATAAAAAGTCAAAGCAGTTTAAACTATTATACTTTTATAACTTTAAGTGAGAATAAACAAGGTTATGGTAGTGGTGGAGAATGTATTACAATCCGAAATTTAAAATTTAAAGGAAGCTTTGAAAATAAGGTTAGTGTAAATATAACACTACATCACGCTAAAAATGTTTTAATAGAAAATTGTATTTTTGATGAAGCGATAATAGGAGGGCATGCAATTGATTTAGGAGGTTGTTCTGATGTGGAAATTATAAACTGTACTTTTAAAGGAATGTTTGTTCAAGAAGGTAGGGAGTACGCGGAAGCCATACAGATAGACCATAGTACTGCGGAAGGTGTAGGTATAGATAATCCAGATAGCTACGATGGAATTGGATGTAAAAATATATCAGTTAGAGCATGTAGTTTCTTACCAATAGAGGCTAAAAAAACTTCATACCCTGCACCCAATCCTTTAGGGTCACATTCTAGAGTTGGAAATATTATGCATAGAAATATAAGATTCAATGATAACTACGTGGAAGATAGTGTGTCACTTCCGGTAGGGACACCTTATGCTGCTGGCTGGCTACATTTTTATCATACTAATGGGATAGAAATTAAAGGAAATTCATTTATAAATAATAAATCTACTAGCGCAAGAGTGTTAGGTGTTTATTCAGCACTTACTACAATCTCTACAGATGATTTACCAAATCCCAACCCTGAAAAAATATCTTATACTCCCAAAATGTGCAAGAATATAGTTTTTAAAAACAATTTTATACAAGGATTTAATAATAAATTTGTAGGTAGGATCATTTATTTACAAGGAAGAAATGTAGAGAACGTAGACTGTTTTATAAGAAATGTAAGAATTAATTCTAATGAGTTCATAGATTGTTATGATTATCAGACTACAGACGTGGATAGCAGTTCTAATATAGTGTTTGCTGACAGAGTTCGCGAATTAAGTATATTCAACAACTATTGCAACTCTTTAAGGAGATTATTGCAGGCATATTCTTGCGTGAATCTATCAATAAATGAAAATAAAGTTATAAAAGCAAATTATATCGCTCTTCATTTAACAGATTGTTCAGTTGTGAATGTTTCTCAAAATTACTTTGATGAATTCCGTGTTTGTATGTATATTCGGGGGATAGAAAGAATTAAATTGTTAGGTAATTCTCTAGTTGGGGAGAAGGGAGATATTAGTGCTCAGTATGGTTCCTGCATTACTATTTCTAAATCATCAAATTTAATCATTAAAAATAACGATTTACTTGGAAATACAAATAGATTATTAGGTGTTTTTATTTACGGAGCGTCAATAAGGGGAATTGTAAAAGATAATTTAGTTAGAGGTTATAGACAGGGGATTGTAATTAGCTCGGATTCCTCGGGTATAAAGAATGATATATATTAAAAAATTATTCAAGGGACTTACAGAGCGATAATTTAAATAAATACAGGGGGTTGGACATGCGTGAACAATGGTATACAAACAAAGAGTTGTTTGAACAAATAGCAGCAATTCAAGGTGAATTTAAGGATTTGCGGCATGAAATGAAAGAAACACGAAATATGATCAAGAAGTATAATGGTTTGCGGGAAGAACTGGGGATTGTTAAAGAAAAGGTAGAGCGAATGGAAGCGAAAACAGAAGGGAAAAAAACATTACTGGAAGCTGTCCGCCTATGGGGTGGGTGGCTTTTTGCTTTTATTACACTGCTCATTTTGATTACCCAATATGTTTAAAGGAAGTGGGGTGGAAGCATGGATAAAGGTACGATAGTTAGAACAGTAGCTTTAGCGATAGCGTGGATCAATGCCGGATTAGCAAATTATGATTTACAGCCGATTCCAGTGTTACAAGATGAAGCTATAGCATATGGAATCACGTTTATGGTTTCTGTTTGGACGTGGTTTAAAAACAATTATATTACGCTTAAGGGAAGGCAACAAAAGGAAGTGCTAGAAAGAACAAATCTTATAAAGTAGACTGACGGCTAGTCCAATCGGGCAAGTCGTTTTTTTAATATTTTATAAAAAGGAGGAATGAACCATGGCAAAAATAGCTATTGGCGCTGGTCATGGAATGCATACATCAGGAAAAAGAAGCCCAGAAGGAGAAAGGGAATGGTCATTCAATAATAAAGTAGTTTCTGCTGCCATAAATTATCTAAATGGTTATGCAAATGCAACTGTCATTCGAATGGATGATCCAACTGGGGAGACAGATGTATCGTTAACAACCAGAACGAATGCAGCAAATAATGCAAATGCCGATATTTTGATATCTTATCATCATAATGCAAATACAGGGCAGTGGGGGGCGTGGACGGGCACAGAGACGTATTATTATCCGGGTTCGTCTACTGGTTTAGCTTTAGCAAGAGCTATTCACCCGAGTATTGTTGGAGCTATGGGTTTACGAGATAGAGGAATTAAATCAGCGAACTTTCATATGGTGCGTGAGTCCAGAATGCCTGCAATTTTAATTGAAGGAGGCTTTATGGATTCTACCATTGATATAGTGAAAATGCGTAATAATTCAGTTATGGATCAGACTGGGAAAGCATTGGCAAATGCAATAGCCGCTCATTTGGGATTGCAGTCTGGGGGTGGAAGAAACACGTATACAGTTAAAGCTGGAGACACGTTATGGGGGATTGCTCAAGCGCATAACATGACCGTTAGTGAATTAAAGCGGTTAAATAATCTTTCAGATGACACGATTTATCCAGGGCAGGTACTGATCGTCAGTGGGACTTCTACAAATTTTTCCAAAAAAAGCACAGGCTATGTAGAAGTACTTGCTTCAAGTCTTTGGGTATATGATGCTCCTGATTGGGATGCGAAATATGAAGTTGTGAACCAAGGCGAAGTATTTACAGTGAAAAAAGAATTAGAAGTAAAAGGATCTAAAATGTACCAATTAAAATCTGGTTTATATATTACAGGAAATTCAAGTTATATAAGATATTTTACAAAATAAGCCGTTAATCTAGATGAAACGCATTAAAATACAGAAGAAGCGGGGTCAACAAGCCCCACTTCTTCTGTATTTTCAATAATAATTAGCCGCCAATGATATGATATCCCGAGTCAACATGTAGAACTTCACCCGTTACACCACGTGATAGCTCACTCATAAAGAATAATGTTGCGTCTCCAACTTGGTCTTGGTCTACATTTCTTCGCAGTGGTGCTTTTTTCTCTATAACTCCCAGCTTTTCATTAAACCCGGAAACACCTTTAGCGGATAATGTGCGGATGGGACCTGCAGAAACGGCATTGACACGTATGCCATATTTACCCATATCTTCTGCTAAATAACGAACACTTGCTTCAAGGGAAGCTTTCGCAACACCCATGATATTATAATTTTGGATAACTCTCTCTGAACCGAGATAGGTTTGTGTGACAATACTGCCTCCTTCAGTCATCAGTTCTTTTGCCGCTTTTGTAACAGCAACTAGAGAAAATGCGCTAATCTCATGGGCTAAGAGAAAGCCTTCTCTGGATGTATTCGCATATTCTCCTTTAAGTTCTTCTCGGTTAGCAAATGCCACAGAGTGTACAACTCCGTGAATGACACCGATCTTCTCTTTTATGCTATTGAATGCGTTTGTAATGCTTTCATCACTGGCTACATCGCAGGGAATGAT
This genomic interval from Virgibacillus pantothenticus contains the following:
- a CDS encoding ABC transporter ATP-binding protein, with amino-acid sequence MSYGSKNVLNEINLDVYPGQIIGYIGPNGAGKSTTLKIMLGLVEEYSGMVEIFGEDIATSDYSYKRKIGYVPENAEIYDNLTANEYLTFIGELYGMEQNEAANKAESLMQQFGMEDVLHTRISSFSKGMRQKVLIISSLLHNPDLIFLDEPLSGLDANSVMIIKDILEQLVAHGKTIFYSSHIMDVVEKISNRIVLLVDGKIAADGTFEELQEQNKQGSLEGIFNQLTGFDEHKHTAEEFVRIVTNGDAND
- a CDS encoding YezD family protein — encoded protein: MSKLDEVQWEYVRKSLDAIDFGSVVITVHDGRVTQIDTTEKKRFANINNNRSLQNSK
- a CDS encoding bifunctional homocysteine S-methyltransferase/methylenetetrahydrofolate reductase, with product MSLLQQLQDQILIADGAMGTMLYSYGIDQSFEQLNITHPDQVQQVHEAYIHAGATVIQTNTYGANYIKLARYGLEEQVKKINQKAVQIAKQARQKGVYVLGSIGGIHGVQALNETKEEIKRSFREQLYCLLLEGIDGLILETYYNLDELTMVLEIAREETEIPIIANVSMHVPGVLENGTPLAEALQQLESLGADLVGVNCRFGPSQIITSLQSVPLPKKAFLAAYPNASLPAYRDGVLYYKNEPAYFKQCAGQLREQGVRLLGGCCGTTPDHIKALAEGLKDTDPITEKVVEIPQRERVILKRKRKEKSLAELAKERHTIIVELDAPKHLDMTEYYQGIRALKKAGIDAVTLADNSLATPRICNVAVATIIKEQGIRPLVHLSCRDRNLIGLQSHLMGLDILGIHEILAITGDPTKIGSFPGATSVFDVNSFKLIELIKRGNKGMSFSGDSLREHTSFTVGAAFNPNVNHVEKSVARLERKIASGADYIMTQPVYSKEKIIALKQATSHIETPIFIGIMPLTSTKNAEFLHHEVPGIKLTDEVRSRMKAAKGNREQSTKESIAISKELLDTAFEHFHGIYLITPFMRYDMIVELVNYIHQKTNAMRAQASLSSY
- the metE gene encoding 5-methyltetrahydropteroyltriglutamate--homocysteine S-methyltransferase, giving the protein MSKIKSSNLGYPRIGESREWKRALENFWSGVISETELIEKTTEIRLRNLKKQQEKGIDLIQVNDFSLYDHVLDTAITFGIVPKRFNYTGGKVDVHTYFAIARGTDGAVASEMTKWFNTNYHYIVPELNDVTPSLVENRALTFYKEAKDKLGIDGKPVILGPVTFVKLAKGYDPQEFSTIVETFVPLYIQILQELVEAGASWVQIDEPILVTQLSKEEIAVVEKVYEAFAEHVPHAQIILQTYFEKITAYEKIVNLPVKAIGMDFVHGDSLELLKTYGFPKDKVLAAGIIDGRNVWRANLAEKRTILEVVKQLVHHNQLIIQPSCSLLHVPVTKTLEQKLDNVIYDGLSFADEKLDEAVTLAKGLNHGTVSVQADLDQANEAIKQLIETYQSNDEIRKKVAHLTTADAQRSIPFAERIEKQKQRLQLPLLPTTTIGSLPQTPEVRRTRTKWRKGEITDQAYEQFVKEQMKRWIKIQEELDIDVLVHGEFERNDMVEYFGEKLNGFTVTEFGWVQSYGSRCVKPPLIFGDVSWDKPITVKESVYAQSLTERPVKGMLTGPVTILNWSFVHNTTPRYEIMKQIALALQKEIESLEEEGITIIQVDEPALREGLPLDRKKWNEYLTQSSQAFRLATATARADTQIHTHMCYSNFEDIFDCIDDLDADVISIETSRSHGEMVSTFEENTYQKEIGLGVYDIHSPRIPSVDEIKQNIKRALQTIAPNQFWINPDCGLKTRKEDETIAALKVMVQAAKEVRNKQLASQK
- a CDS encoding ImmA/IrrE family metallo-endopeptidase translates to MFFSRTEDYIQRFLLQRNIHKPYDLTIKNIASSLDIPVYYWEYSSECVYVNERCLIFLNSNRSEQKQWQEFGHEIAHFLWHTGRQEFLPPTFIELQEWQANYFSYHLCIPTFMLQRIKTKITPKYVMNLFNVEYEFACKRLEMYRNKWLASI
- a CDS encoding helix-turn-helix domain-containing protein, translating into MFALNVGTRIVQLREANGWSQRELAKRLEVNPSVMNRIESGERPMKDHELNKLANVFYVTSDYLLGRSDNPNLTEEEAFASFRNNPSLERWYKELPNNKEEDLKRLKRIWEAFKEEDQ
- a CDS encoding LuxR C-terminal-related transcriptional regulator, giving the protein MNKEQIERAIKDYNWMIREIKRQRQMLEKDIGTKVVSASGVEATLPKSKGVISDPVVKEVIRRDRKSNWLSKLEKKVLFIQERLPAIDEPREVVVLECMLDGMTISAISKHMGLSRKNIYTIKETIVQKMLQFTQSSQ
- a CDS encoding DUF1617 family protein, producing MKIEIINIKLQDCINILDKLPLMGLKSIHRTRLRDRLITEIERVSKEERQLKEEHSNKDEEGNPIINDASYDIKDIEEFQQVMKGFYKEKVIIDGGDSQVYLKSVKQSLEDVEVEWSGKEANDYAYLYDAFIRRRILND
- a CDS encoding glycosyl hydrolase family 28-related protein; this translates as MLNKNLMVANVLDYGAMGNGVTDDTNAFNEAVNYLRSNGGGVLFIPLNNNSHYLLNDSVRLYDNIVVDSDGATIIKSQSSLNYYTFITLSENKQGYGSGGECITIRNLKFKGSFENKVSVNITLHHAKNVLIENCIFDEAIIGGHAIDLGGCSDVEIINCTFKGMFVQEGREYAEAIQIDHSTAEGVGIDNPDSYDGIGCKNISVRACSFLPIEAKKTSYPAPNPLGSHSRVGNIMHRNIRFNDNYVEDSVSLPVGTPYAAGWLHFYHTNGIEIKGNSFINNKSTSARVLGVYSALTTISTDDLPNPNPEKISYTPKMCKNIVFKNNFIQGFNNKFVGRIIYLQGRNVENVDCFIRNVRINSNEFIDCYDYQTTDVDSSSNIVFADRVRELSIFNNYCNSLRRLLQAYSCVNLSINENKVIKANYIALHLTDCSVVNVSQNYFDEFRVCMYIRGIERIKLLGNSLVGEKGDISAQYGSCITISKSSNLIIKNNDLLGNTNRLLGVFIYGASIRGIVKDNLVRGYRQGIVISSDSSGIKNDIY
- a CDS encoding phage holin encodes the protein MDKGTIVRTVALAIAWINAGLANYDLQPIPVLQDEAIAYGITFMVSVWTWFKNNYITLKGRQQKEVLERTNLIK